The stretch of DNA GGGATGGTGAAGCGATTTGGGAGATCGCGCATCGGGCTGGTCTCAGGGTGATTGTGACCAATTTCCCATGCACATATCCGCCCGTTGCCCTCAATGGCGTGATGATTGCTGACTTCATGACGCCGCGTGGTCGGCGCGATTTTGTTTCACCGCCTGAGCTACTGAATGAGATTGAGACAAACCTTGGGCCGTATCGCCTCTATCTGACGCAGACCTATGCGCGTGGTCAGGTGGATGCCGTCATTGATGAGTTAATCGCGGAGGCGCAGTACAAATCGCGTGTCAATCGCTACCTGATGCGACGGTTTCAATGGGACCTGTTCATTACGCATCTTTGGGGAACGGATCGAATCCAGCATGAACTCTGGCACATTACCGATCCCGCACATCCGCGTCACGATGTGGTTGAATCACGCCACTACCGGCCCAAAATCCTCGCCTACTGGCAAGAAGTGGATCGGCAGATTGATCGAATGATCCAAGAAGCTGGACCAGGTACGTCTGTTTGGATCGTCTCCGATCATGGATTTGGGCCGATACACTGGTACTGTTCGTTCAATCTCTGGTTGCTCCAGCAGGGATTCTTGACATTGAAAACTGATGCGTTGAGTCGGATCAAATGGGCATTATTTCAGTTGGGCATAACACCAGAGCTGGCCTATCGGGCGAGCCGTCATTGGTTGTTCCATCGGATTCGTCCGCCGCGCGGCATGAGCCTCGACCCGCGCTCCGTTGGTTGGTTGAGCCGTTGCTTCCTCTCGTTTTCCGATGTGGATTGGAAGCGCACGACCGTCTATAGCAAAGGGAACTATGGCCAGATGTTTGTCAATCTCCGCGGGCGAGAGCCGCACGGCATTGTCGCGCCCGGACGCGAGTATGAAGACGTCAGAGAACGCCTGATCGCCCGGTTGCGCGACGTGGTTGATCCGGTCAGTGGCCAGCGGCTCATCGGGCCGATCTGGAAGCGAGAAGAACTTTATGCCGGACCGCACGTGGAGCACGCGCCGGACATCTGTTTTCTGCCCCATGACATGCGCTATCTGGCGCTTGGCAACACCGACTTCACCTCCAGGCGATTTATCACCGGCGCGTTTGGAAACTCAGGTGGACACCGGTTGCATGGAGTGTTGCTGGCGCAGGGTGAGCATATTCGTTCCGGCGTCGAGCTTGGCCAAGCAAAAATCTATGACGTGCTTCCCAGTCTGTTGTACTCGATGGGTCTGAGCATCCCGACGGACATTGACGGACAACTGATTGCCGAATTGTTTGAGCCGCAGTATCTGTGTGCGCATCCGCCACGCTATCAGCAGGCCGTTTCCTCGCAGGCCCAAAGGCAATCCGTTGAATTTACCCCCGAAGAACAAGCTGAGGTCGAGGCACGATTAAGAAGCTTGGGATATTTGGCATGACGTCATCACGCCGCGTGCTCATGTTAACCAGCTCATATCCACGCTGGCCGGGCGATTCAACGTGCGAGTACTTACGGCATTTTGCCGAGCAACTGGCCAAGGAGTTTGCCGTCACCGTGCTGACTCCGCCGAGTCAGGGAGCCGCGTCAATCGAATCTCAAAATCACGTCTCAATCATTCGCTTTCGTTACGGCTTGTTTCGTTGGGCAGAGGTGATCCAGTCAGGGAGCGATAGTTGGTCAGTCATGCGACGTCGGTGGATAGCGGTGGGCATGCTGCCTTTGTATCTGATTTGTTTTTTCTGGCAGGCCTGGCGGTTGGCGCGTCAAGCGGATGTGATTGTCTCTCATTGGCTGGTGCCGTCGGGATTGATCGGCGCTGCCATCAGTTGGTTGAATAAGAAACCCCACGTGGCCATTGAGCATTCAGGAGCATTGCGGTTGCTCAGCACGATGCCCGGTGGCTGCTGGATCGCTCGCTTCATCATTGCCCATAGCTGTCGGGTCGTGACCGTGAGCGAGGAATTGCGCCAGCGGCTGATTGAGCTGGTTCCCGAAGCTGAAGCGAAATCCGAGACCATCCCGATGGGTGTTGATGTGGATGGGCAGATGAGGCCGGGTGAAGCCAAGAAGGATGATTTGACTGTTGAACCAGAAGGAGGCCGCGTGTTGTACCTTGGGCGACTCACCGATGTGAAAGGTGTAGCTTATCTGATCAGGGCGATGCGTCGAATCTCCGAGGCTGCGTTGATTGTCGCTGGCGATGGTGAGGCACGAGCGTCGCTGCAAGCATTGTCGCGGGAGAGTGGCACGCCGATTGAGTTTGTCGGTTGGGTTGATGCCGATCAAAAGCGGGAGCTGCTGCGGGCATGTGATGTTGTGGTGATCCCCTCGGTGGCGCTCGCTGATGGTCAGACAGAAGGGACGCCGGTCGTATGTCTGGAAGCAATGGCTGCCGGCAAAGCAATCATTGCCTCACGTGTCGGAGGTATCCCTGAGGTGATCCGCGATGGAGTGAATGGCTTTCTTGTTGAGCCGGCGTCGGTGGAAGCGCTGAGGCAAACGCTGGAGCGCGTGCTCGGCGATGAGCGATTGCGGCGCCGCGTTGGTCTGCAAGCTCGTCGAACAGCTCAACAGTTTGCTTGGCCGCGAATTGGACAACGCTATTGCCGACTGATTCACGAGGTGGCTGCGTGATACAAGGGGCGCTCAACCCAACCGATGTGGTTCAGCAGGCCGGTCGTGGCACGATCTACATCAGCGCAGCGAAGGCCTACTTCATGGCGACCGGTTTGATCATCTACGTCGTTTTACCTCGTCTGCTGACCGTCGAGCAGTTTGGTCTCTATAGCGTGGTCGTCGGCGTGACGTCGGTGATCAACGCGGTGGTGATGAATGGAACGGTGCTGACCGTCTCCAGGTTTGTCGCCCAGGACGTCACGCGCGCTGGCGCTGTCAGGAACAGGGCCTTGCAATTGCAGATGCTGATCGGTGGCGGCATCGCGTTGGTCTATTATGGTGCGGCTCCTTGGCTGGCAAGTGCCCTTCGTGACGCGCGGCTGACCACCTATTTTCAACTGATGGCCCTAATAACGCTGACATACGCGTTCTATGCCGTGTTCATGGGAACGCTCAACGGTCGTCGGCAGTTTTTGCGGCAGGCATTTCTCGATTCGATGTATTCAACATTCAAGGTGACGTTTGTTGTTGGCTTGGCATGGCTCAGCCACGCTGTGATGGGCGCGTTGGTCGGGTGGTTAATTGCTGGTCTAGTTGCGCTGGCGATCTCAATTGTGCTGGTTGGACGCACAGCATCGGCCGGTCGAGTTCAAGCCAGAGAATTACTTCAGTTTCAATCGTGGTTGTTGATCTACACGTTGGTCATCAACCTGCTGCAGAAGGTTGACCTGTTATTAGTCAAAGCGTTGTCATCGCCTGATCCGATCATCGCCAGTGAGCAGGCGGGCTATTACAATGCTGTGATGACCATTGCGAACGTGGTATTTCAATCAGTCGTGGCGATCACCTCGGTCGCGTTTCCTTTCGTCGCGCAGGCCGCATCGGGGGCGAATCGTGACGCGATCAAACAATATATGACCCAGACGACGCGCTTCAGCCTGATGGTGATGGCCTGTCTGGCGACGCTGTTTGTCGGCAATGCGGGCGGGCTATTAGCGTTGATCTATCGGCCAGAATATCTTGCCGGAACGGACGCCTTGCGCATCGCGCCGTTCGGCATGTTGATGTTTGGTTGGTTCTCGGTCTTGTGCAGCTTGATCTCCGGCAGTGGGCATCCGCGCGTGGCAGTGTGGTTGGCGGCAGTCACGTGCGTGGCTGACGCTCTGTTAAACGCTCTGTTCATTCCCGTGTGGGGGTTGGTTGGGGCTGCTGCGGCAACGTTGATCGGGATGAGCGTCGGCGTTGCATTGGGCGCTGCGTACGTTCATTGGCAGTTTGAAGCGCACATCGGTTGGATGTCGTTGCTGCGAATCGCTGCTGTAGCCGTCATCGTATTGGTTGCGTCGCAATTGATTCAAGCGACTGGCGTGTTGATGTTGCTCAAGCTGAGCATTCAGGCGCTGGTCTTTGTCGGTTTGTTGGTGGCGGTCAAAGAAATCGGCGCAGTTGAGTTGAGAGCTATGAAGCGTCTGTGGCCAACGCGGACGTAGACGAGCTTGTTCACGCCATGCGGGGAATGGGCGGGAAGTCTCGCGAAGATTTTCATGGCCGGGAGGGGCGCTGCTCGCGTGCTTGTTTGGCAGGCAAGATGCCTGCGCTCCCAAGGGATTTTCAAGGGAATCATCCATGAGCAACGGCACGCCACGATGACTGAAAATGGTTATTCTCAAAGGAGCGATCTTGGGGACGCGGCGTCGTTAGACGCTGCAAGAGGGTAGCCAGACGTGAAACGTCTGGGTGGGCGTCATCCCAAATCCCTCGCGCCTTGAAGAGGCGCGCACCTCGTTCTCATCGAAACTCGTTTACGCTGTTCAATTGCTGGCCACGCACGCGCACAACTCGGCGCGCGGCAGACGCGCCATGATTGTTTGGTCTGCTGCTCCAGACGTTGCACGTCTAGCTACCTGCTGTTTGCGCCTCCAGCGCAAGCTGCGCTTGGACACTTTCCGAGGAATTGCTCAGGTGTGAGGCCTGCCACGAACGATGAAAATAGAATTCTTTCGTGAGGTTCGCGTGTTTCGTGGGCTATTTTCAGAGGAATCGCTCATGAGCGCCGCGCTCGCCACGAAGCATGAAAATGGTTATTCAAGGGAGAAAGCGCCGTCGCCGCTTCGCTTTGCCGGCGCACTCCAAGATAGAGTTAGGAATCGCCCATGTGCCATCGCCTGCCACGAACGATGAAAATAGAATTCTTTCGTGAGGTTCGCGTGTTTCGTGGGCGATTTTCAGAGCAGGTTATCGGTTTGGTTCAGGGCTACTGCTTGAGTCAGCTTGCTGGTTTTTCATGTGCGTGAGTATTTCAAGGACACGCTGCCGGCTCGTTTCATCGGCTGCATTGGCCAGCGCAATGTCCAGATATTTTTGTGCCGATGCGGGATCACGTTTGTTCAGGTGGTAGGAGCCTAGATTCAAGTTGGCGAGAAAATCGTTGGGGGCGATTTGCAGCACTCGATTCCATTCGGCTGCTGCTTTGTCCAGTTGCCGGCTGTCAGCATAGAGGAAGGCGAGTTGATTGCGCAGGTCTCGGTCCCGAGGAAATTGCTCAAGCCCCTGCTGGCACACCACGATGGCCTGCTCGGTCTCTTGGATCAAGTGGTAGAGTCGAGCCGCCAACAGAAACGAACGAGGCGGCGGATAGAGCCTCGTCGCTTGTTGGATCAATGCGTTCAACTGTGGCTGTGTTATGGGCTGTGTGAAGGCCTGACGAAGATGTTGAGCGGCGGACTCCACTTGGTCGCGATTGATGTAGGAGACGGCCAGTCGAATGTTGGCTGCCGGATGAGTCGGCGACGCGCTCAAGAGTTGTTCCCAATGAGTCTGCGCGTCTTCCATCCGACCTTGTGATTCGAGCAGCTCTGCCATCATCGTTCTAAGTTCCACTGACGACGGGTCAAGTTGAAGGCCTTGCTGGCAAGCTTGCAGAGCAGCTTCGGGTTGTCCAGTTTTTTGGTAGATGAGGGCTTGCAAGGCATAAGTGGACGGATCGTTGGGCGAGATGTCCAGAGCTTGACGAACATATTCCAGTGCGCGAGCCGGCTGGTTGAGCGCCAGATAGGATTTTGCGATGTTGCGGAGGATCATTCGGTAGGTTTGGTCTCGTTTGGCCCAGACGATTCGGTCACGGTTGTCCGGTTTGAGCGTGAGCGCATGTTGCAGGAGGGCGAGGGCGCGTTGCGGCTCGCCTTTAGCCAGATAAGCGGCTGCCAGATTGTTGTAGGCCAGGACGTGATTTGGATTGAGTTCAATCGCCCGTTCAAGCAGGGGAATAGCTTGGTCTACTTGGTTTTTCTTCATGTATTCAACGCCGAGATTGTAGACGGCTCGTGTTGAATGAGGGACAGCGCGGTATGTGACACTCCATAATGTGAATGAATCTTTCCAATCGCGATTGCGCAGGATGGTTCGCGCGCTCAGCGCGATGATTACGAGGCCGGCTAGGGCGTAGATTGCCCATTTCCAAGTCGGCCGCCAGGCCGCCAGTTTAACAACCAGATGTGCGAACAACAGGGCATAACCAAACAAGGGCAGATAGAGGTAGTGTTCGGCCATGAGCTCGTGGTGAGGAATGATCTGGCTAACGGGCAGCAGTGTGATGAGGTAGAAAGCGATGGCGAAGCCGATGAGCTTATCTCGTTTGAAGCCGTAGAGCATCACTCCAGCTACGCCCAGCAACACGATGATGGCTATGAGGACGCGCGGCTGCCAGAGAGATTGAGCAAGAGGAAAGGCGTCTTGATACGAAGCGATTAGCGTGACTGGCGCGAGCAGCAATTTCAGGTAGTGAGCATGGACAGTCAACACGGTGAGGAAGTTAGTCCAGAAGGAACCACCCCAGTATTCGAATCGGAGCGCGCGTGGTGAGCCGAGGCCGCGGCCCTGGCCGATTTGGCGTCCGATAACGACGAGTCCGATCAAGAGACCAGTCAGTACCAGCCAGCGATTGGCTTTGAGTACATCCCACGTCTGCTTGAGCAGCGCGGGAAAGAGCGGCTGATGCTCATGACTTTCCCATCGTGTATGAAAGTCCCACAGCAAGACAATCAGAGGCAAGGTGACGGCCATTTCTTTGGTGAGCAGACTCAATGCAAAGGCCACCAGTGAGCCAATGGCCATCACCGGTCGTTCCGTCTGCCGATAGCGAATAAAGGCGTAGAGGCTGAGCAAATAAAAAAACGCGAATAGGACATCGCGTCGCCCAGAAATGTAAGCGACTGCATCGGTCTGCAACGGATGAGTGGCAAACACAAGAGCCGTCAGAAGCGCCGTCTGCGGCTGCTTGGCCAGATGCAATGCCAACAGGTAGACGAGGCAACTGTTGGCGCTGTGAATCATGATATTGGTCAACCGAAATCCAGACGGGTTGAGGCCCCACAACCAATGATCGAATGCCAGACTGAGGTCGCGCAGTGGCCGATACCATTCGTTGAGAAAAGCGCCGAGAGAAAAATTTCGGACAAGGTCATTGTTGACGACTGTGTAGAGATCATCGAAGACGAAAGCGTTTCCCAAACTGTTGGCATAAAGTAGCCAACACAAAGGCGCAATGAGCAGAAAGACGCGCCAGGAAAATGTTGGAGCGGGAGCTGCGGATACTGGCTTGGATTTGATCATGACGGTTACATGCGACAAGCGACCGGGTTGTTGATCCAGGGTCTCAATAAGGGACTTGAGATTCGCTGCCGGGCGCTTCCTGAACAATTTGAACGCCGACGCTTGCGCCGATGCGCGTGGCGCCGGCCTGAATCATCTGTTGAGCCTGTTGAAAACTGCGAATGCCGCCGGCGGCTTTGACGCCAAGTTGCGGGCCGACTACACGCCGCATCAGCGCGACATCTTCAATAGTAGCGCCAGCCTTGCTGAAGCCGGTGGAGGTTTTGACAAAATCGGCGCGCGCCTCTTTGGCCAGGACGCAGGCTTTGACTTTCTCAGCTTCGTCCAGCAGCGCCGTTTCAATAATGACCTTGCACAGAGCTCCATGCTCGTGACAGGCCTCAACCACGGCGCGGATGTCTCGTTCCACCCACTCATCGAGGCCTGATTTCAGCGCGCCAATGTTGATGACCATATCAATTTCCTGCGCGCCATCGAAGATGGCTCGCCGCGCCTCAAATGCCTTGACATCGGTGGTTGAAGCGCCCAGCGGAAAGCCGACGACACTGCACGCTTTGACCGGAGAATTTCGCAGCCGCCGAGCTACTTCGTGAATCCAGATGGGATTGACGCAAACGCTGGCAAAGCCGTATTGCAAGGCTTCATCGCACAGTTGGGCGATTTGGTCGCGGGTGGCGTCAGGCTTGAGCAGCGTGTGATCAATGTAACGGGCCATGTCGCCGGCTGAATGCGCCGGCGCCGGACGGGCGCCCAAACGGGTGGCGCCCATGGCAATGACGTGGCGCATCTGGTCGGGTTGTTTGAGGAAACATTCGTCTGGGCCGGGACAGTCGAGCCACTCCGCTTCACGCAGCCGAGCGAAGATCGCATCGGTAATATCGCGGATCAGTGAGCGATCAATTGTCGTCATGGTAGCGCCTCAATGTGATGGTGAGGTCTTATGGTAGCGCGGTTTACTGTTGCCGTCTACGGCTCGGCTGCTTGCACAATGTGAGTGCGCTCGGTAAGATGTAGCTTTCATGATGTCACGACAGTTCAGCTCGGCCAGACAATCAGTGAAAGAATCAGTGAGAGAAGCAGCACAGGACGGGCGCAAGCGGATAACCAGGAGTTGTCATGCGGACACTCTATTTTGATTGCTTTTCGGGCGCGAGCGGCGACATGATCAACGGCGCGCTGATTGACCTTGGAGTTCGTCTCTCGCGATTACAAGAGGAACTCAGTAAGCTGCCGTTGAGTGGTTACCAGGTTCGCGCCGTTGAAACGAGACGAGCCGGATTGCGGGCGATCAAATTTGACGTTGACGTAGATCAGTCGCCGCAACCGGCGAGGCGGCTCTCGGACATCTTGGCTGCGATTGAAAGTGCGCCGCTGGCCGACGCGGTCAAGCGCCTATCACAACAGATGTTCATTCGGCTCGGTGAAGCTGAGGCAAAGGCGCATGGCGTGTCGCTCGAGGATGTGCACTTTCATGAGGTCGGCGCCGTGGACGCGATTGTTGATATTGTCGGCGCTTGCATTGGGTTCAAGGAATTAGGCATTGAGCGGTTCATCTGTTCGCCGATCAATGTTGGGCGCGGCATGGTCAATTGTTCGCATGGCCAGATGCCGGTGCCGGTGGTTGCCACGGCTGAACTGCTCAAGGGGGCTATCATCTACAACTCTGACATAGAAGCTGAATTGGTCACGCCAACCGGCGCAACCATCATCTCGACAGTGACTCAAACTCATGGGTCGCTTCCTCCGTTCAAGTTGGAAAAAGTTGGTTACGGGGCGGGAACAAAACAGTGGCCAGATCGCCCGAATCTGCTTCGCCTGATGCTGGGAGAAACGCCTGGCCCGGCGGCGTCTGTTCACACAGACAAGGTCACGGTTATCGAAGCTAACATTGACGATTCCAGTCCGGAGCTGCTTGGCTACTTAATGGAACAAGGGTTAAAAGCCGGCGCGCTTGACGTTTTCTACACGCCGATTCAGATGAAGAAGAACCGGCCGGCCACCAAACTCACGGTGATCTGCCGCGACGCAGAGCGTGAACGGATGGCCGAGCTGATCTTCCGCGAGACAACAACCATTGGGCTGCGATTTTATGAGGCCGAGCGACGGCTGTTAGATCGTCAGTGGGTGCAAGTCGCCACACCGTTTGGTTTGATTCGTGTCAAAGTCGCCTACCTGAATGAATCAGTCGTTAACCTCGCGCCTGAATATGATGATTGTAAGGCAGCCGCAGAGCAGCATCAGGTTCCGTTGCGGCAGGTCATCGAACATGCTATTGGAGCGTTCAACGCACAACTACAGCGCTCAACTCACAATTCAGTAACATGACGCCGACGAGACGATGAAAACGATTCAGTAACATGACGCCGACGAGACGATGAAAACATTTTACGTAACAACGCCGATTTATTATGCGAATGCACGACTGCATTTGGGTCATCTTTACACGACGATTGTGGCCGATACGTTGAAGCGTTATAAGCGTCAGCGTGGCTACGACGTTTTTTTTCTGACAGGGACCGATGAGCACGGCGTCAATATCGAACGCGCGGCCCAACAGCGCGGCGTGCCGGTCATGCAGCACGTGGATGAAGTGGTCGCTGAGACGCAACAAATCTTCCCGCAGTTTGGCCTGGAGTATGACCATTGGATTCGCACAACAGCTGACTATCATTATCGTGGCGCTCAGGAGCTGTGGCGGCGCATTCGCGATGCCGGTTATATCTACAAAAGCGATTACGCCGGTTGGTATTGCCCCAACTGTAACGAGTTCAAAGCCGATGCGACGCAAGAGCAGCCGGTGTGCGACGTGCACGAGCGACTCACCGAGATCGTTCAAGAAGAAAGCTACTTCTTTCGATTGTCCGCGTTTGAGCAGCGGCTGCTGCAACATTACGAAGCGAATCCTTCATTCATTCAGCCTGACGCGCGACGCAATGAAGTGGTGAGTTTTGTTCGTAGCGGGCTGCGCGACATCTCAATCAGTCGGACATCGGTCAGGTGGGGCGTGCCCGTGCCGGATGATCCCAAGCACGTCATGTATGTGTGGTTCGAGGCGCTCTCCAATTACATCACGGCGCTGGGTTTTGGCAGCGAAAATACCGATAGGTTGCGCCGGTATTGGCCGGCGGATGTGCAGTTGATAGGAAAGGATATCATTCGATTTCATGCCGTCTGGTGGCCGGCGTTTTTGATGGCGGCCGGGCTGGAGCTGCCCAAGATGATCTTCGCTCACGGCATGTTGCTCTCCGGCGGGCGAAAGATGAGCAAGACGCTAGGCAACGTGATTGATCTGCCGACATTGAAGCGATATTTTGCCAACGACATGATTCGCTATTTTTGCCTGCGCGAGATCGTGTTTGGCGAAGATGGCGATTGCACGTTTGAGGCATTGATTGATCGCTCCAATGCCGACTTAGCCGATGGTTTCGGCAACTTGTGTAGTCGCACGTTGACGATGATCAAGAAATACTGCGATAGCGTCATTCCAGCTGCGGCCCAGAGTGGAGATCAAGAGCAAGAAATCCGCGCTAAGGCTGAGCAAGCCCGGAGGGCTTTCCTTGGCGAATTTGACACGTATCGCTTCAATCGCGCTTTGGAATCAGCCTGGGAACTGATTACCCGTGTTGATAAGTACATCTCGGAGAACAAGCCGTGGGAACTGGTCAAACGCGAGACCGGGCACGCTCAACTGGTGACGTTGTTGAATACCGCCAGTAAGACACTTCGCTACCTCGCCGTGTTGCTTTCGCCCGTGCTGCCGGAAGCCACGCGGCAGCTCTGGCAACAGATGGGATTATCAGGCGAGCCGGCCGGAGTTGATCCGGAAGCGCTTGAGTTCGATGCTCCGATTGAAGGTTGCCGAATTGGCGAAGTCCGGCCACTATTCCCCAAACTCAATAAGGAGAAAATCATGACAGCCATTGAAGCAGAAAGGGAAACCACAGGCGAACCTGGAGGCGAACCTGTTGCGACTCCGCCTCAAGCAGCCGTGAAGGAGTCGCCGCCGGCGCAGCAACAATACATCAGCATTGAGGATTTCGCTAAGGTTGATTTGCGCGTCGGGACGGTGTTGACGGCGCGAAAGGTCGAAAAAACTGATAAGTTGTTGCTTCTGACTGTTGATATTGGTGAAGCGACGCCGCGCCAATTACTGGCCGGCATCGCTCAAGCATACGAGCCAGAATCGTTGATTGGGCGGAAAGTTGTCGTTGTGGCAAATTTGCAGCCTCGCAAGGTGCGAGGGTATGAATCCCAAGGCATGATCGTGGCAGCCTCGGTTGGCGACGAAGAGCGCCCTGTGTTGGTCGGTTTTCACGAAGATGTTCCCAACGGCGCGCGGTTGAGATGATTGGGTTCGAGCAGACATGTTCATTGATTCTCATGCTCACTTAGACGCGCCTGAGTTTCAACACGACCGTGATGAGGTCATCGCGCGCGCGCGTGATGCCGGCGTTGAGCTGATGCTGAACATTGGCGCAGGATACGTTCGGGACACTTCGATTGAGACAGCCCTCTCGTTAGCTGAGACGTATGAGTGTGTCTACCTAGCGTTCGGCATTCATCCGCATGATGCGACGCTTTATCAAAATGGCTGGGAAGAAAAATTGCTGCAACTGTCTGAGCATCCCAAGGTGTTAGCCTGGGGAGAAGTCGGCTTGGATTATCATTACAACCATTCACCGCGAGATGTCCAGCGAGCCGTCTTTCGCCGACAGCTTCAATGCGCTCGACAGCGCGGCTTACCGGTCATCATTCACACACGAGAAGCTGAGCAAGATACACTAAGCATTTTGCGCGAGCAGTGGCAGGGAAGCGGGCTAAGCGGCATTTTGCACTGTTTCACGGGCACGCTCGATTTGGCCGAGGCGTGTATCGAGATGGGATTTTACGTATCGTTCTCAGGCATTCTCACCTTCAAGAACGCTGCTGACTTGAGAGCTATCGCTCAACAACTGCCATTGGAGCGACTCTTAATTGAGACGGATTGCCCGTTGCTTGCGCCGGCGCCAATGCGGGGCAGACGCAATGAGCCATCGTATGTGCGTTACGTCGCTCGACAGCTCGCTCACGCGCGTCAGATGAGCGAGCAACAGATCGCCGCAGTGACGAGCGCGAACTTTCGACGATTGTTCGGTCTCAACACGGATTGACAGAATGGGAATTTAGTTGCATAGATTGTTCGCTTCAGAGAAACATGATAAAGTGTGGCCTCGCTCATGACACAAGCCGCAACCAATCCACCGCCGACGGTTGAACAAATCGCCCGGCACCTGTTCGATCCAGTTCAGCGCGAATTGATTGAGGTCGAGCGCGAACTACAGCGCCAGCTTCATTCCCCGATTCAACTCATCGCGCAGATTGGTCACTATCTTCATCGTGGCGGCGGGAAACGCATTCGTCCGGCCTTGTTGCTGTTGTCCAACAAGCTGTTTAAGCAATCGGCGACAGCCCCCGTCATTCGCCTTGCCGCTGTCGTCGAATGTCTGCACATGGCAACGTTGGTGCATGACGATGTGATTGATCAAGCAGAGTTGCGGCGTGGGCAACC from Blastocatellia bacterium encodes:
- a CDS encoding alkaline phosphatase family protein, with product MNKTLIIGLDGVGFDGLRRLVAERQCPTLGRLMQNGACCQLESTFPPITTVAWTSLATGKNPGKHGIFEFMVSRRGDRQPMLANATARDGEAIWEIAHRAGLRVIVTNFPCTYPPVALNGVMIADFMTPRGRRDFVSPPELLNEIETNLGPYRLYLTQTYARGQVDAVIDELIAEAQYKSRVNRYLMRRFQWDLFITHLWGTDRIQHELWHITDPAHPRHDVVESRHYRPKILAYWQEVDRQIDRMIQEAGPGTSVWIVSDHGFGPIHWYCSFNLWLLQQGFLTLKTDALSRIKWALFQLGITPELAYRASRHWLFHRIRPPRGMSLDPRSVGWLSRCFLSFSDVDWKRTTVYSKGNYGQMFVNLRGREPHGIVAPGREYEDVRERLIARLRDVVDPVSGQRLIGPIWKREELYAGPHVEHAPDICFLPHDMRYLALGNTDFTSRRFITGAFGNSGGHRLHGVLLAQGEHIRSGVELGQAKIYDVLPSLLYSMGLSIPTDIDGQLIAELFEPQYLCAHPPRYQQAVSSQAQRQSVEFTPEEQAEVEARLRSLGYLA
- the deoC gene encoding deoxyribose-phosphate aldolase, which encodes MGATRLGARPAPAHSAGDMARYIDHTLLKPDATRDQIAQLCDEALQYGFASVCVNPIWIHEVARRLRNSPVKACSVVGFPLGASTTDVKAFEARRAIFDGAQEIDMVINIGALKSGLDEWVERDIRAVVEACHEHGALCKVIIETALLDEAEKVKACVLAKEARADFVKTSTGFSKAGATIEDVALMRRVVGPQLGVKAAGGIRSFQQAQQMIQAGATRIGASVGVQIVQEAPGSESQVPY
- a CDS encoding tetratricopeptide repeat protein, producing MIKSKPVSAAPAPTFSWRVFLLIAPLCWLLYANSLGNAFVFDDLYTVVNNDLVRNFSLGAFLNEWYRPLRDLSLAFDHWLWGLNPSGFRLTNIMIHSANSCLVYLLALHLAKQPQTALLTALVFATHPLQTDAVAYISGRRDVLFAFFYLLSLYAFIRYRQTERPVMAIGSLVAFALSLLTKEMAVTLPLIVLLWDFHTRWESHEHQPLFPALLKQTWDVLKANRWLVLTGLLIGLVVIGRQIGQGRGLGSPRALRFEYWGGSFWTNFLTVLTVHAHYLKLLLAPVTLIASYQDAFPLAQSLWQPRVLIAIIVLLGVAGVMLYGFKRDKLIGFAIAFYLITLLPVSQIIPHHELMAEHYLYLPLFGYALLFAHLVVKLAAWRPTWKWAIYALAGLVIIALSARTILRNRDWKDSFTLWSVTYRAVPHSTRAVYNLGVEYMKKNQVDQAIPLLERAIELNPNHVLAYNNLAAAYLAKGEPQRALALLQHALTLKPDNRDRIVWAKRDQTYRMILRNIAKSYLALNQPARALEYVRQALDISPNDPSTYALQALIYQKTGQPEAALQACQQGLQLDPSSVELRTMMAELLESQGRMEDAQTHWEQLLSASPTHPAANIRLAVSYINRDQVESAAQHLRQAFTQPITQPQLNALIQQATRLYPPPRSFLLAARLYHLIQETEQAIVVCQQGLEQFPRDRDLRNQLAFLYADSRQLDKAAAEWNRVLQIAPNDFLANLNLGSYHLNKRDPASAQKYLDIALANAADETSRQRVLEILTHMKNQQADSSSSPEPNR
- a CDS encoding oligosaccharide flippase family protein, yielding MIQGALNPTDVVQQAGRGTIYISAAKAYFMATGLIIYVVLPRLLTVEQFGLYSVVVGVTSVINAVVMNGTVLTVSRFVAQDVTRAGAVRNRALQLQMLIGGGIALVYYGAAPWLASALRDARLTTYFQLMALITLTYAFYAVFMGTLNGRRQFLRQAFLDSMYSTFKVTFVVGLAWLSHAVMGALVGWLIAGLVALAISIVLVGRTASAGRVQARELLQFQSWLLIYTLVINLLQKVDLLLVKALSSPDPIIASEQAGYYNAVMTIANVVFQSVVAITSVAFPFVAQAASGANRDAIKQYMTQTTRFSLMVMACLATLFVGNAGGLLALIYRPEYLAGTDALRIAPFGMLMFGWFSVLCSLISGSGHPRVAVWLAAVTCVADALLNALFIPVWGLVGAAAATLIGMSVGVALGAAYVHWQFEAHIGWMSLLRIAAVAVIVLVASQLIQATGVLMLLKLSIQALVFVGLLVAVKEIGAVELRAMKRLWPTRT
- a CDS encoding glycosyltransferase family 4 protein, producing MTSSRRVLMLTSSYPRWPGDSTCEYLRHFAEQLAKEFAVTVLTPPSQGAASIESQNHVSIIRFRYGLFRWAEVIQSGSDSWSVMRRRWIAVGMLPLYLICFFWQAWRLARQADVIVSHWLVPSGLIGAAISWLNKKPHVAIEHSGALRLLSTMPGGCWIARFIIAHSCRVVTVSEELRQRLIELVPEAEAKSETIPMGVDVDGQMRPGEAKKDDLTVEPEGGRVLYLGRLTDVKGVAYLIRAMRRISEAALIVAGDGEARASLQALSRESGTPIEFVGWVDADQKRELLRACDVVVIPSVALADGQTEGTPVVCLEAMAAGKAIIASRVGGIPEVIRDGVNGFLVEPASVEALRQTLERVLGDERLRRRVGLQARRTAQQFAWPRIGQRYCRLIHEVAA
- the larC gene encoding nickel pincer cofactor biosynthesis protein LarC; this encodes MRTLYFDCFSGASGDMINGALIDLGVRLSRLQEELSKLPLSGYQVRAVETRRAGLRAIKFDVDVDQSPQPARRLSDILAAIESAPLADAVKRLSQQMFIRLGEAEAKAHGVSLEDVHFHEVGAVDAIVDIVGACIGFKELGIERFICSPINVGRGMVNCSHGQMPVPVVATAELLKGAIIYNSDIEAELVTPTGATIISTVTQTHGSLPPFKLEKVGYGAGTKQWPDRPNLLRLMLGETPGPAASVHTDKVTVIEANIDDSSPELLGYLMEQGLKAGALDVFYTPIQMKKNRPATKLTVICRDAERERMAELIFRETTTIGLRFYEAERRLLDRQWVQVATPFGLIRVKVAYLNESVVNLAPEYDDCKAAAEQHQVPLRQVIEHAIGAFNAQLQRSTHNSVT